CCGATGCATTCACACTGACATTCACACCATGCTGCTTGGAAGAGGTAGGAGCCACCTAAAGAGCAAAAAGGCCAGACTTGCAGTGACGTGGCAGCAGGATACCATCTGTCCCACTTGTCCTGCTCCAGGTACTGGACATTCAGATGGCTACCTATCCTGATGCAGGTTGACCACAGCTTGCTTAGTGCAATTAGTTCCTTACTAATCGTTCTAGAATCTACTAATGAAGTCAAGAAATGGTAgtttggaggaagaaaaagggacAATGGCAGCAGGGAATGAATGAATCTGAGTGAAGCAAAGCTGTATGGTATCATATTCTCCCTTTGGCAAATTCTAAGACTAGGGAATCCCTATCCTAATTCCACCAATTCCAGCCCCATTCCCCCATCACCCTGCACCAGGCCAAAAACAGGCCAGAGGTGGAAACTGTTCCTCCTCATCCATTATTGAAGTCATTGATCCTTAAAAGCAGCTAGAATAGTGTCCAGGGCTAGGATCCTTCACCACAAGGAGTGACCAAAGCCAGGTACTCACAGGGAACACAGCAGGCCCATACTGGAAGGTGCTGGGGAGGCCCGGGACCCCTGTATAGTATGGCAGGCTGGTGTAACTGTAGCCAGGAGGCAGCGCCGGGTTCAGGAATGTCTGCTGCGTGGTATGGTGAGTCTGCGTCTGGTTCTGTTGGGGTTGGGCCAAGGTTGTGGccggggctggggaggaggcatCCCCACGGCCGAACTTTGTGAGGTCACCTGTGACAGGAGAGGCTAAATGTACCTGCCTCTTTCACCCCAATACCAATGCAGAATTACCTCTTCTGGTTTCACATGATTCCAGGAGATCCTGTTCAAAGACTATTAAAGTTCAATTCCTTGAATTACATTTCTGAGTGGCTCCAATTAGTGTTGCTCAGCATATACTGAGCACAGTTGCTGTAAGCCAAGGACTAGTGTTGAATAACTGTGCAATGCTATGGCAGGGACAGGCTCTTGGAATAAGGCACCTGTACAATTTCTCTGCCCACTTGTGTTCTCTTTCATCttcccccttcttccctcccctcttctcctccaTGGGGAATACCCCATGCTGGACTTGAAAGACAATGATGGATCAGGGAAAATGATAAGTCAATGAGGACAATGATAGGTCAGGTAAAAGAAGGCCCCCAGACATAGCAAGGCAGTGAGATTGCCACTGTGAGTAGCATAAAGGGGCAGAGATGAGCAGAGAAGACCACATCGACCACTGTACTTCCTGGAAAAAGCTAGCAAATGGCTTGAAACTAAGTCAAGATATCACTTTTTtgggagatgaggtcttgctatgttgcccaggctggtcttgaactcctgggctcaagcaattctcccaccttggcctcccaagtagccgagactacaggtatgtgctaccatgcctgtcTAAGATATCATCTAGAAATCACAGGGAGACAACAGAAAGTGGGATGAATAGGAAAAGCCACGACATGCCCAACTTTAGCAGGATTTTGAATCTACCAATCTTGATTTATCACATTCCTTCTTGCTACCAATCAGGTTTCTGCCATCAATCCCAACACTatctccctttttatttatttagtcccATCCCAATCCTACCAGAATAAGGGTTGCTGGCCAGGCTACCATCCCTCCCAGTCAGCGGAGTAGTGGGTGTGGGAAATGGGATGCTGTAGTAATCctagaaaagagggaaaaaaagagcagAGATTCAATGTCACTCATTCCCCAGCATGAGTATTATTTCCACagaggaaaaaacagaagaatgtgAGAGTTGTGCAATTTATCCAGTCACTAATTAAGCTGGCTAGAGTTAGCACAAACTCCACATTACTCTTGTATACACTGTCCCCCTTGCCTGGCCATGAGCACAGTCAGGCAAGGTCTAAGGGTATGCCCACTTGAGAATATGTCAAAGTCCACAAGGACCAATATTTTCAGCACTTTAGGTGTCATCCCTATCAGTTTATACCAAGCTTATTCTACTGAGAAAACAGATCATTCTGTAATTTAAAGTGACTGGGACAAACAAAAAGCACCCTGAGTGCTCCAGAGTACTTTACTGGGCTATAGATTAGGTTAAATGGTATTTACTAAGATGCCACaactctgatttaaaaaaagaagaaaaaaggctgggtgtggcggctcacgcctgtaagctcagcacttagggaggcagaggcaggtggatcacaaggtcaggaactcaagaccagcctggcaaagatggcgaaaccccatctctactaaaaatacaaacaaaaaatcagccaggggtggtggcgggcacctttaatcccagctactcgggaggctgaggcagacaattGCTTtgacccaggtggcagaggttgcaatgagccgagatgacgccactgcactccagcttgagagacagagtgagactctgtcttaaaaaaaaaaaaaaaagttatcttctGTTGGAAACCCTCCTCCAAATCCCTATATTCTAATATGCCTTAGATCAGAGTGTATGGAGGGCTGGGATGGGAAAGAGCTATGTCTGTGACTGAGGTAATTCTCCCAACACTAATTTTAAGACTACTTTATTTTCCAAAGCTCTATCCCACATACTCACCAATGGAAATCTTGTCTGAAGCATCTGTAAGTCATCATAACCATATACTTGTGGCTGAAAGATACAGATATATAGCAATAACAGGAACTGGTCATGATGTTAGCAAACTAAGGAGCCAAGAGACAAGCTAATTCAACAGAATATTCATCCTCATTCTGGGTTAGAACACGACACAGATTATTTCCttcaattttatttaagtaaaaagcAGTAAAGTACAAAGAGATTAAAAGATTCATGAAAGGTCTTGAAGCTTTCCTTGAGCTAAATACTACTGATTCTAGTAGGCTGGCTTCTTGATACCAATAGAGTAGACACAAAATATACACGAACAACCAGTTTTACTCTCTATTCTACAAGTCTCTGTCTCTTATACTCTTCAAAATCTGGCTTAAAAATAATCTCCTCCAGaaagaatattttacttttctccaaTTTCAGGGTTTTAAGGTAGTGACTACACATTAAAAATGTGTAACTGTGTTATTTGGATGTGTCAGCAGTATGATATTTATCTAGACTTTGTCTCTGAGGGCAGGAACAGgtatcttttaaaactttttcatataCCCTTCATCTTAATAGCTAAGAAATACTTGAAGGTCACAGAAGATACACTAGGGCAAAAAGCTACTACTAATATCAGCCACCCACTTATTCTCAAAGTCCCAGATTGAGTCAGGAAACTTTCCTCTAACCAGGCCAGACCAGCAAACACACTCAAGAGTTACGGATTTAATCAAATCAGAGAAAATAATTCTTGgggccaggagtagtggctcaggcctatataTAACCCCAgttctttgagaggctgaggcaggaggacccccTGAGCccgggattttgagaccagcctaggcaacataggaagaccctgtctctaaaaaaaatttttcaaacttagccaggcatggggatgcacatctgtagtcttagctacttggggagtctgaggtgagaggactgcttgagcccaggagttcaagactgcagtgagctagctATGATTGtttcactgcactctggcctgggtaaaagagcaagatctgtctcaaaaaataaaataatagtcatAATTATCTAAGACACTAAAAAGGATTCCAGATGAACATTCTGGCCTTTGGCTTCTGAGGCCCAGAAGTTGTGTTTCAAACAGGGCAGATATTCTcatcacacatatacatacatattgtacacacacacacatgcatacatgtgtgcACCATAAACCAGAGCAGACACACAATAGATGGGTTGGCCTCAGTTTAGTCCATTAGTACTTTTTCCAAAACTGCAAAGATTAAAAACCAGTTTGATTACATGTGGCAAttcctcatttattttatattttaattacagttgacccttaacacaggtttgaactgcatgcTGTTTATACCTGAATCTTTTCCAACCAGACACACAGATcaaaaatacagtcacatttatAGAATGCAAAACCCATATACATGGATTCCACAGAGCCAACTGCAGGGCTTGAGTATGTGCAAGTTTTGGTATTCACAGGGGTCCATCTGAAGCCAGAGCTATAAAAAGAGCAGCCACAGCATCCTCACCTTTTGAAGAAGATCCTTTAGTCCCACTTACCGGGTAGGCATGTAACAGCCCTGGAGCCATAATATACGGATTAGGCAACAACGGCGGGACCCCAGGAGGGAGGTTGGGAGGAGCTTTTCCtaaaagagaaattatatttttatcccATCACACAATTACCCCCTCCATCCCAGAGGAATGCCATCTGCTTACGCTAGGCTACCTGAAGTCGTAGCAACTGAGCTTCGAGTCGAGGCTGTGACAGTGGAGTTGCTGCCTAGGCTGAGGCCCAGGCTACTGCCACTATTGAGACTGGAGGAGACACTGACCACTGGGGGAGGTGCAGAGACTGTGCTGGATGTGGTGGAAAAAGTGCTGGAGGAAGAATGGAGATTCGCCTCACTCTCCACACTTGTGTGCTTCAAAAGGGGGAGCagtggaagagagaagaaaagagatcaGCGTCATAGGTCAGGAAAAATAAGATAAGACAATCCCTCCTGCTGAATATATTATTATGTCAACTTCCTAATTAAAGAGACCAAGTAGGCAAGGTACCAAAGTACACCCTGCTAAAGTAGTTAGAAATAATCTCCAGCTACATATTCCTCAAGACTCATCTGGCAAGAATGGTAACACACTCACTGCACATCATCATCCTGTTCAGAAAGACAATAACGCAAATGGAGACAGATTCCCCAGAGACTAACATTGGTTCATAAAGGAACAGAGAGAGTTGAGATGTAAAAAATACATCACAGCTTTCTCTCCCCAACTTTTCTTTACTAGTTGAGACCAGTTTGTGGACTAGGAGCAAGCAAAAattctgattttacttttttttttttttgagacagggtcccatctgttgcccaggctggggtgcagtggtgcaatattggctcaccacaaccttggcttcctgagctcaaacaatcctcccactttagccacccgagtagctaggactctatgagtgtaccaccatgcttggccaaccttcaaaaaatttttgtggggatgaggtctcactatattgctcaggttggtctcaaactcctgggctcaagcaatcctcctgccttggcctcccaatgtgttgggattacagaggtgagccactgcacctggccacaattCTGACTTTAAACCTGAAACTCTGTATTTGAACAGAGACTCCTAAAGGAACCTTAGCCCTCATACCTCCCCAGGCTTCTGGCAAATCTGACACTTTTGTCCAAAATGGGTCCTTCCCTTTACAGGCTCAGCTTAATTCTATTAATAGTTGTTACAAATCGAAACAACAAAATTGATCTTGGACCAAAAGCTCTCACCTGGCATCTACCTTCACAAAAATGTCCAGCCTTGCACTGATTCTTTTCAGAACTCATGTTTGGCATACCCAAGACCAAGAAAAGAGAACAGCTCTACCAGTTAGAAAGGTATGTTCTTCCAGAATTTATTAAAGTATACAAAGCCCAACTATATATTCAGTAGGGGAAAAAAGTCAGAAAGTCACTTTCAGGGCTTTTAGGAATGGCCCAGAGCTCAATGTTTAGGGATTGTTCTGCCTCTCTTGGCTTCCTAACATCCCTTTACTCGTTTTCCTGCAACCTCAAATCAATTATTTTGCCATCTCATGAAGAAATTTTCAATAATTCTCTCTTGGGACAATCTTAGGGTTGGAAAGTTCTAAGTGTAAGAAAACCACACATCCCTCTCTGCATCACACTTACCAAAAGAGTGGATGTCGAAGTGCGCCCAGAAGATGTTGATGATGAAAGGGTATTCTGCTGTGTAGATAACGTGCTGTCAGAATAAAAGAGGTTGCCATCAGCCACAGTGCTATACTTACCTGACCCAGAGCTTCAGTCAAGAACATAACAAGGAAATAAGATATAATATGAGACACCAAGGAGGTCTGAGATCATATATATGTTAAGCACAATGCCCAGCCAGGGGTAGTCAGCAGTTAAAGCAAAAGTAGACGTTGAAAGGGGAAAATTAAAACAAGCCTCCTCTGTCTTCACTTCCCACAGTTCTCAGGTCACCCACTTACCACAAAAGCAGGGCTAATGTGGTCTCTGCCAGGTCAAGGGAATAAGAAAGAACCAGAGAGCTCTGTTAACTGCTATTCACCAACCCCAACCTCCATCCTCACCCCAAATCACCTGCTGTGTTGTGTGGTGGTAGTATTTGGAATCTCCTCACTGTGGCTCAAGCCACCCAAGGAGGATGAATGCTGATTGGTTGTCGTCAGTAAGGAAGCTGCAGATACCGTTTCATTGAGAGGGGGGATGCTAGAAGTGGAAGGTGAATCAGATTTCACTGCAGAGCCGGTAGCACCTAGAAACATAGAAAGAAGGAAGTCCACTTATCAGAAAAAAGGGAATGTCTATAAGAGATGACTACAGTCCAAGGCTGTTCCAAAAACAAGAGAATGAGTTATTTAACAGTGGACTGTATTACGtcgaatcttttttctttaatgctgAGAATTACACAGCATGGGTCTCATTTGTCCAATGAAGGGAACTAATGGATTATCACCATTTTAAGATAGAAAACCAGGAACGTAAGAGGGGAAAAGCCTGAAGAACACTCACCTTCAACAGATTGTGTGGTCTGTAACTGCGTGGCCTGCACAGAACTGAAGCcattctggtaaaaaaaaaaacagaagagcaaGAAACAGACAAACTCATGTGAATGAGGCAAGTCAGCACTGATTCAGCTTTATTTTGGTCAACAAATCTTTAGGAGAAACTCTATATAAATTAACCAAAAGGATTAATATTAATACAATGCAGACTGTCCAAAAAAccaaaatagcaacaaaaattaaacaacaaaactGAGATATACCAACACTGTGTGACCAAAAGCAAAAGAAGGAAACCCTACAAATTGCTGAAGACACCCCAAACCTAAAACAGTTAGAGGAAAGGCCCAAAGTCCACATTCAGTGATTTTTGGGGAAGGATGAGTACAACAGTTCAGTCATACCACCTATTCCACTGGCATCATCTGACAGTCACTCAACATCACCTCTGGCATATGCTGTCTCCCTCACCATGCCAGGACATAGCAAGGTGAGGTCTACTGACATGCACCCAGAAATCTGGTAATCACATCTTCCCAGAAGACAGGACAGGCACTTGAGACTGATTCTACTAGTGACAATGAATTTTTTGTACAAAGAGAATGTTTTCCTGACTCATCAGTCTCCAGGTTTGCTGATAAGAACTTTTAATTCACTAATCACAGATGTGTGCCTTTTTCAAATTCTCAATCACTACTTCCAAAGTTTCTttgcaccatttgctgaaaagtaAAACACTAACATTTAAGGAATTTTTGCCCACAATTCTCCTAACCAATTCCCAGGGGTTCATGAAGCCACTACCTTTGCCTGAGTCAggtccttttggggtgatgaagaGATGGAGCTGGGGTACCGCCGAGTCTGTGTGGATCTCTGTTCATAAAGAGGGCCCTGAGCATTATTTTGGGAGGTATAGGTTGTCGACTGAATTGGGCCGCTCTGATAACCAGACTCCTGACTCTGGTTAGATGAAATTGTAGAGGAAGATTCACtgtaaataatgaagaaaaaaatctcagagaaaCAAAATAGAGCAGATCTACTGATACTAAGGAAATTGTGGAGATCTACTAGTGGAACAACTTGATTTGAATCAAGAAATTTTTCAGCAACAAGTAAAAGAATCTATCAAAATTTTCTCCTGATAACACTAGGAATCCCTACCTTCTATAGTGCCAGAGATCTAAATTAAGAATTAATCTTAAAAAcacctaggccgggcacggtggctcacgcctgtaatcccagcactttaggaggccgaggcgggcagatgacgaggtcaggagatcgagaccatcccagctaacacagtgaaaccccgtctctattaaaaatacaaaaaaattagccgggcgtggtggcgggcacctgtagtcccagctacttgggagtctgaggcaggagactggcaggaacccaggaggcggagcttgcagagagccaagatagtgccactgcagtccagcctgggtgacagcacaagactccgttttaaaaaaacaaacaaaaaataaataaaaaaaaatcttaaaaacatcttCAAGtcttcaaggaagaaaaaagtccCTTGGCTCCCCCCTACattctgctgttttgttttgtttttttatttttgagacggagtcttgctcagtcgcccaggttggagtgtggtggcgcgatctcggctcactgcaagctccgcctcccgggttctcgcccttctcctgcctcagcctcctgagtagctgggactacaggcccattacgcccagctagttttttgtatttttagtagagacggggtttcaccgtgttagctaggatggtctcgatctcctgacctcgtgatctgcccgtctcggcctcccaaagtgcagggattacaggcgtgagccaccgtgccaggcccatTCTGCTGTTATAAGAAAAAGTGGATCCGGAAGctgtgtctcaagcctgtaatgccagaactttgggaagccaaggtgggcggatcacaaggtcaggagatcaagaccagcctggccaacatggcaaaaccccgtctctactaaaaatacaaagaacagccaggcatagtggtgggtgcccataatcccagctattcaggaggctgaggcaggagaatcgcttgagcctgggaggcagaggttgcagtgatctgagatagtgccattgcactccagcctgggtgacaagagcaagactctgtctcaaaataaaaaagaaaaagtggctaAATGTCAGTATACAGGATACATTACTCTTGGCCCCTTCTACACATTCATGGACCCTAAGCACAGGAAAAACCATCTTTTCTTCACACTCATTTTAGAGAATTCTGAATTCTAGGCTCCCTCAAGAACCATATAAGATttgggccgggagtggtggctcatgcctgtaaccccagcacctttggaggccaaggtgggcggatcacctcaggtcaggagttcaagactggcctgactaacatggtgaaaccccgtctctactaaaaatacaaaattcgccgggcatgctggctcatgcctgtaattccagctactaggaaggctgaggcaggagaattgcttaaacctgggagacggaggttgcagtgagcagagaatgcgccaatgcactccagcctgggcaacaagagcaaaactctgagccaggcacggtggctcatgactgtaatcccagcactttgggaggccgaggcgggcagatcacccgaggtcaggagttcaagaccagcctggccaagatggtgaaaccctgtctctactaagaatacaaaaattagccaggcgtggtggcacatgccagtaatctcagctacttaggaagttgaggcaggagaattgcttgaatccgggaggcagaggttgcagtcagccgacatcacgccattgcactccagcctggcaacaaagcaaaactccatctcaaaaaaaaaaaaaaaaaaaaaaaaaaaaaaaaaaaaaaaaaaaaaccaaaaaccaaaaaacattgggggcatggttgctcatgcctgtaatcccagcatttgtggggggggggggggggcccgaggtgggtggatcacttgaggtcatgagttctagaccagcctggccaacatggtaaaaccgcatctctactaaaaaatacaaaaatttgctggttatggtggtgggcacctgtaatcccagctactcaggaggctgaggcaggagaatcgtttgaacccgggtggcggaggttgcagtgagccgaaatcatgccactgcactccagcctaggcaacagagtgacactctgtgtttaaaaaaaaaattcgtagagacagggactcattatattgcccaggctggtcttgaactcctggcctcaagtaatcctcctgccttggccacccaaagtgctgggattataggtgtgagccatcacatccagcccCTAGGGGGCATATTTCTACCTGTTTAGTTACAGATAACcctaataataatattttaaagcactCAAAATGCTATGATTGACTACTTTCCCCCTCAGTCATGCAGAGAGGCTTGGCCTCTCCAGAGTTCTAAAAACTACCCGCAGATTAAAAAAGTAGTAAAAGGTAAATAAGAGAGGTCTTATGGCTAATGTTTCCTCTACCTGGCCGTGCTGGTATACAGGCTACTTGGAGCCTGGCTTGAAGAGGCGCTCGTGGTGGGGGTGGACTCATAATCAGAAAGGACAGGCTCTGACCCAAACTGCAATGCCCCAAACTGCAGGTTTAGCCCTGAGATATCTGCTGAGCCAGGCATCTCCACAGCCAGAGCAGGAATCTATAgagaaaggtgaaggagaagagaaagtaaTGGCTTTAATACAACCTTACTAAAGACTAAAAAAAACCTTCCCCTTTAAATTTCCAAACTTACCTTTTTAATCTCAATTCTCAAGCCCACACCCCTTGCCATAAGATGTTATCTACCTAAAAGTTTAAGTACCTTAGAAGTCAAGGAGgcttttttcttctgctgtttcAGTTTCTGCTGAGCCGGCTGAGGGCTAGAGGACTGGTTGTCTGAAGATCCAGGCGACATCTGTGGAGCCGACGTGGATTTGCTTGGCAGAGGAGAagatggaggtggaggtgcagcTGTGGAGGTAGCCACTGCAGGTGACTTCTCCTGAAGGAACACCTCCATCATGGTTGAAGACGGGGTAAAAGCCTGGCGCTTTGTAAAGGGGCTGTGCACTGTTGAATCACTTGGGTTCTTCAAATCTGCAAGAGGAAACCCAGAATATGAAGCCAGAGATGCTGATGAATCTCAAGGAAATGCTATTATCCTGCACTAGCACCATGAGTGAGGACTGTAAAAATCAGAAACGCATATAAGCAGGCCCTCTTTTGGGGCTTAATCTCATTTCTATAGGTGACAATCActggattacttttttttttttttttttgagatggagtcttgctctgtcacccgggctggaatgcaatatgcaatggggcaatctcagctcactgcaacatccacctcctgggttcaagcgattctcttgtctcagagtagctgggactacaggtgcgtgccaccatgcctggttaatttttgtgtttttggtagacacgggatttcatcatgttggccaggctggtctcaaactcctgacctcaagtgatccatccgcctcggcttctcaaagtgctgggattacaggcatgagctgccacacctggcctacatCCATCCTTAAATAAAGCCTAATTAAATTAACACCATTACCCAGCCTGTGTAGACAGGAATGCACAAATTGTCCAAGTTTAAAGTACTGCAAGTTCTCATTTAACATCATCCATAGGTGCTTGGAAACTGGCTTTAAGCAAAAACAATGCATGGCATATCTTTGAATAACATTTTCCTTCAACATGATTTCATTATAATGttgatgagaagaaaaaaaaaaaatggccaggcgcagtggctcatgcctgcaatcccaccactttgggaggccaagaccagcagattgtttgagcccaagagttcgagacacacctgggcaacatggtgaaaacccacctccagaaaaaataaaaaattagccaggcacggtggtataagcctgaggtcccagctactcaggaggctcaggtgggaggattgcttgagcccaggaagatgaggctgcagtgagccaagatagtgccactgtactccggcctggatgacagaacgagactttgtCTTATGTTTCACaaaaagttgcagtttccaagaacctatcaatgaCATTAAGTGAAGACTTACTGTATAAGGTCTTAAGATGGCGAAGTCTATGAACCTAAAGGCAATATGTTATTTTCAAACACTGAAGATAAATCTAAGgagaataataattaaaaccCCAATCAACAGAAGACTGCAAATACGTATatggttaaaattttttttttttttttttttttttttttttttttttttttttttttgagaaaagctAGCTACACACtagctctgcagcccaggctaatgtacagtggtgcaaacacagctcactgcaacctcaacctcctgggctcaggcaattctcctgcctcagcctccctaggagctgggaccacaggtgcacaccaccacgctcagctaattgaaaacaattttttaagaaatggagtattgatatgttgctcaggctgttcttgaactcttaggctcaggctgtcctcccacttcagcctcccaaagtgctaagattacaggtgtaagctaccatgcccagcctctaaaTCTGATGAGAAATATATAGCCTCAAATTTTATTATTCCCCAACTTTCTGAATTCACCTTATTTGATTGGGGGAAATACATGTAGGAAGGTAATCAACTAGCTGCCCCTTTTCTTCACTTCAGGACACattctccaccccctccccctgCTAGCCTCTTGACAATAATGCTCCAATGCTTTAAAGATTCAAGTCACTTTCCATCTTCTCACCATACTGCACCAGTGATGGGGATTGTGTCGTTGAGCCCATGTCCCAAGAGGAGGTGGTGGTGCTTCCAGACTGAGAATGCTGAGCTGCCAACTGAGCCAGGGCTTGGGCAGTCTTGAATTGCTCCAAGAACTGGGAGCCCGTAGTACTGCCGCCTTTAGCTTCACCGACATCACCAAATCCTTTCCCTAACATGCTCACCTGTAGATCAATAAAGAGATGAGAGAAACCTACAGCCAGTAACCTTGTTCAGCTACTCATAAAGACTTATCCAGACAGAGCGCCAGTATAGATCAAGCAAGTAAAGAATACTGTCATACTGGGTATACAGCGTAGTCCACTAGAGTATAGGACCTAGAGTCAGACTGTCTTAGATTGAAATCCTGGCTATGTAAgcttggaaaaattat
This Rhinopithecus roxellana isolate Shanxi Qingling chromosome 8, ASM756505v1, whole genome shotgun sequence DNA region includes the following protein-coding sequences:
- the UBAP2L gene encoding ubiquitin-associated protein 2-like isoform X11, which produces MMTSVGTNRARGNWEQPQNQNQTQHKQRPQATAEQIRLAQMISDHNDADFEEKVKQLIDITGKNQDECVIALHDCNGDVNRAINVLLEGNPDTHSWEMVGKKKGVSGQKDGGQTESNEEGKENRDRDRDYSRRRGGPPRRGRGASRGRECMHGALSKPAVVRGQENGLDGTKSGGPSGRGTERGRRGRGRGRGGSGRRGGRFSAQGMGTFNPADYAEPANTDDNYGNSSGNTWNNTGHFEPDDGTSAWRTATEEWGTEDWNEDLSETKIFTASNVSSVPLPAENVTITAGQRIDLAVLLGKTPSTMENDSSNLDPSQAPSLAQPLVFSNSKQAAISQPASGNTFSHHSMVSMLGKGFGDVGEAKGGSTTGSQFLEQFKTAQALAQLAAQHSQSGSTTTSSWDMGSTTQSPSLVQYDLKNPSDSTVHSPFTKRQAFTPSSTMMEVFLQEKSPAVATSTAAPPPPSSPLPSKSTSAPQMSPGSSDNQSSSPQPAQQKLKQQKKKASLTSKIPALAVEMPGSADISGLNLQFGALQFGSEPVLSDYESTPTTSASSSQAPSSLYTSTASESSSTISSNQSQESGYQSGPIQSTTYTSQNNAQGPLYEQRSTQTRRYPSSISSSPQKDLTQAKNGFSSVQATQLQTTQSVEGATGSAVKSDSPSTSSIPPLNETVSAASLLTTTNQHSSSLGGLSHSEEIPNTTTTQHSSTLSTQQNTLSSSTSSGRTSTSTLLHTSVESEANLHSSSSTFSTTSSTVSAPPPVVSVSSSLNSGSSLGLSLGSNSTVTASTRSSVATTSGKAPPNLPPGVPPLLPNPYIMAPGLLHAYPPQVYGYDDLQMLQTRFPLDYYSIPFPTPTTPLTGRDGSLASNPYSGDLTKFGRGDASSPAPATTLAQPQQNQTQTHHTTQQTFLNPALPPGYSYTSLPYYTGVPGLPSTFQYGPAVFPVAPTSSKQHGVNVSVNASATPFQQPSGYGSHGYNTGRKYPPPYKHFWTAES
- the UBAP2L gene encoding ubiquitin-associated protein 2-like isoform X9, with the translated sequence MMTSVGTNRARGNWEQPQNQNQTQHKQRPQATAEQIRLAQMISDHNDADFEEKVKQLIDITGKNQDECVIALHDCNGDVNRAINVLLEGNPDTHSWEMVGKKKGVSGQKDGGQTESNEEGKENRDRDRDYSRRRGGPPRRGRGASRGRECMHGALSKPAVVRGQENGLDGTKSGGPSGRGTERGRRGRGRGRGGSGRRGGRFSAQGMGTFNPADYAEPANTDDNYGNSSGNTWNNTGHFEPDDGTSAWRTATEEWGTEDWNEDLSETKIFTASNVSSVPLPAENVTITAGQRIDLAVLLGKTPSTMENDSSNLDPSQAPSLAQPLVFSNSKQAAISQPASGNTFSHHSMVSMLGKGFGDVGEAKGGSTTGSQFLEQFKTAQALAQLAAQHSQSGSTTTSSWDMGSTTQSPSLVQYDLKNPSDSTVHSPFTKRQAFTPSSTMMEVFLQEKSPAVATSTAAPPPPSSPLPSKSTSAPQMSPGSSDNQSSSPQPAQQKLKQQKKKASLTSKIPALAVEMPGSADISGLNLQFGALQFGSEPVLSDYESTPTTSASSSQAPSSLYTSTASESSSTISSNQSQESGYQSGPIQSTTYTSQNNAQGPLYEQRSTQTRRYPSSISSSPQKDLTQAKNGFSSVQATQLQTTQSVEGATGSAVKSDSPSTSSIPPLNETVSAASLLTTTNQHSSSLGGLSHSEEIPNTTTTQHSSTLSTQQNTLSSSTSSGRTSTSTLLHTSVESEANLHSSSSTFSTTSSTVSAPPPVVSVSSSLNSGSSLGLSLGSNSTVTASTRSSVATTSGKAPPNLPPGVPPLLPNPYIMAPGLLHAYPPQVYGYDDLQMLQTRFPLDYYSIPFPTPTTPLTGRDGSLASNPYSGDLTKFGRGDASSPAPATTLAQPQQNQTQTHHTTQQTFLNPALPPGYSYTSLPYYTGVPGLPSTFQYGPAVFPVAPTSSKQHGVNVSVNASATPFQQPSGYGSHGYNTGVSVTSSNTGVPDISGSVYSKTQSFEKQGFHSGTPAASFNLPSALGSGGPINPATAAAYPPAPFMHILTPHQQPHSQILHHHLQQDGQDILNFVDDQLGE